The sequence ATCAAATTACATCCATATGCAAGCAATCCACCGTCTCCAAAGAACAGTGCCTGAATCAACAGTACGGAAGCCATTGCCAAAAAACCAGCATAGGGTCCCAGCAATATGGCAAGAAGTATTCCTCCCCCAATATGTCCGCTTGAACCGGTACCGGGTATGGCAAAATTAATCATCTGTGCTGCAAATACAAATGCTCCCATTACTCCCATTAAGGGAATTTTCTTTTCATCGAGATCGTACTTAATCCTTTTTATTGAATAAGCTCCAACACATGCAGCAGCAGCCATCATTGTTCCACCTACAGCAGGTGAAATCAAAGCGTCAGCCATATGCATATAAATCACCTCTCCCTAAAATAAAACAATCCCAAAAAAGAGCTATTCTTCTAGCATCTTTTTTGGGTTCATCCCAAAGTTAAAAAAAACCTTTTATCAATCACAAAAGCCTTCATAGCTTTAAATTCCATCAATTAGCATATCATAACCTGTGTCTTTAGTCAATTGACTTTTGCATGGGATTAGTAAAATTCAAACTTTTTTACCATTATATTAAATAAACAGTATATAATTGATTTTGGAATAATGATTCCACTATTTGTCATGGCAGTTAATAAATATTGTGTTGAAAATAGTCACTTTTATGGCGGTAGGATTGAATATTATAAGAAGGATATTAATGGTTCGATATATCTGATGCTGAGGTTGATTATGTATATATCATCTCGAGGTAATATAAAAATTCAATACTGATTATTCTTTGCTACTTAATTGCCATATAAACAGCAAAATTATAATACTTCCACACCACATCCATTATCTTAAATCCGGAATCCTTCAGCATCTCAAAGTGCTCTATCATTGATACAGGCCGGTCTTCCTCATAGTATGCGGGAATCCACTTGCTATCCACTTCATCCTTAGGTACGTTCCTGAGCATGAAGTTCTTCCACTGTGTCATATAGCACTGCTGGAGGGCTTCTGTAGAGGCCAGCACCACGTCTGCATTTACAAATATTCCACCATCATTCAGGCAGGAGTATATTTTACGGTAAAATTCAAGCTTATCCTCCTTAGTTTCAAGATGGTGGAGAGCAAGGGAAGAAACCACTGCATCGTAATTTTTATCAAAGTTGAAATCATAAAAATTCTTCTTTATAAAGATTGCATCCGATACTTCACTCAGCTTACCGGCTGCCACTTTAAGCATTTTTTCGGAAATATCAACACATGTTAATTTTGCATTTGGATAGGCATCCTTAACAGCCCGTGATATGGTTCCTGTTCCACAGCCCAAATCAATAA is a genomic window of Treponema sp. J25 containing:
- a CDS encoding energy-coupling factor ABC transporter permease, whose translation is MADALISPAVGGTMMAAAACVGAYSIKRIKYDLDEKKIPLMGVMGAFVFAAQMINFAIPGTGSSGHIGGGILLAILLGPYAGFLAMASVLLIQALFFGDGGLLAYGCNLINLGFFTCFIAYPLIYKRFMKNGVTSKRIFRATMISVVVALQMGAFISHLPFES
- a CDS encoding class I SAM-dependent methyltransferase; this translates as MERMDRVKKHFEEEAAQYDGIIKNLIPYYHKMVEALVNTLPFDPSLEIQVIDLGCGTGTISRAVKDAYPNAKLTCVDISEKMLKVAAGKLSEVSDAIFIKKNFYDFNFDKNYDAVVSSLALHHLETKEDKLEFYRKIYSCLNDGGIFVNADVVLASTEALQQCYMTQWKNFMLRNVPKDEVDSKWIPAYYEEDRPVSMIEHFEMLKDSGFKIMDVVWKYYNFAVYMAIK